Below is a window of Oceanivirga salmonicida DNA.
AAACTCATACCTTCATATGCTTTTGGTATAACTATATACTCATTTTCACTTACTTTTCTATTTTCTAAAGTTTTTAATNNNNNNNNNNNNNNNNNNGAATTTTTTAATTTTATTTCATATTCATTCTCTAAATTTTGAATTTCTTTTTTTAGTTTTTGTTCAGATTTTTCTAATATTTGTTTAGCATCATTATTGGCTTTTTCTAAAAGACTATTAGCACTGTTATTAGCATCTTCTAATATTTTAGCTACTATTCTTTCTAAATTATTCATATTAAACTCCAATATTATTTAGTAATATAAATGATATAACGAATGCAAGTAATGCATATATTTCTACCATTGCTGAATATATTATACCTTTAACGAATTGACTTTCATTTTTTATAAGTATAGTAATTGCTGACATTGAAACTTTTGCTTGTGATACTGCTGAAAAATAACCAATTATTGCTATTGGTAAACATGCAAATAATATATTAAATCCTGTTGCTAATGTTAATGTTCCACTTATCTTACCTAATGCTACTAATCCTATAACGAACCCATATAATCCTTGTGAACCTGGTAATAATTGATAAATTAGTGATTTAGCGAACTTTTCTGGTTCATCTATTACTACTCCTGTTGCTGCTTCCCCAACTATTCCTACTCCCTTTGCTGATCCTATACCTGGAAGTGCCACTGCAAATACGATTCCTAAAATACCTAATACTGCTCCTGTGTCTTTAAAAATTTCTAATAACATAATTTATATTTCCTCCTTAATTTTCTTTTATATTTATATATTTTTCTTCTATAACAAAATCTTTGAATTCTTTTCCGCCACCTTCATAGAATTTACTGAAAAATTCTACATATATTAGTCTTGCTGTATGTACATATGCTCCTAATAACGATAGTAGAAGATTTATTGTTTGACCTATTACAAATACTAATGATACAAATATTATTGTACTGTATTTATAACCTATCATAGAACATATCATATTAACTGACTGTGCTATAAATCCACCTGATAATCCTAATGCCATAAGTCTTAAATACGAAACTAAATCTCCTAAATAACCTGTAAGACCATAAACTGTATATACTCCTAATCCGAATTTACCGCCAACACCTTTTAATTTTCTACCAGCTGTAAATAGCATGACTAATAGCGAAGCATATAGTATATATTTAGCGATTTCACTAGATAATGCGATATATGCCATTGCACTACTTAGTACAACATATAATACTCCAACATCAAGTATAGCATCTAATACTTTACCATCTCTAATTAGAACATAGGCTTTTACTCCTAATCCTAAGAATAAATGTACTACTCCAAAGAGTACTGATAATATCATTATCTTATTATACTCTGTAACAGGATCTAGTAATCTATATACATTTATAGGAAGGTTAAAGTATGAACCGTATACTACTCCCCATATCATTATTGAAAAACTTAGGTAGAATAAGAATTTAACCATTCTTCTTGTACTCTTACTCAAATTACAAGTTTTCAATACTAGGGTTGATAATATTAACATTATAAGACCATAACCAAAGTCTGCAACCATCATCCCAAAGAATAACCAATAAAATGGTGCTACTACTGGTGTAGGATCAACTTCATCATAACTAGGTATAGAATAAGTTTTTACTAAATCTTCAAATGCTTCATTGAATTTATTATTTTTAAATTTAATAGGTATATTTCTATCATCTTTTTCTACTTCTTTAAATTCTAAATAATAATAATCCTCTGCAATTTTTTCTATTTTTTCTGAAAAAGTTTCTTTTTTATCTTCTGGTATAAATCCTGCAATTACACTTAAATTTTGTATAGTACCAAATTTTTCACTTACACTTTCTCTTAATTTTTGATTTTTATAATATTCATAAGAGATTTTTAGAGTTTCTATTTCAGAAGTAAATTCTTTTAATTTACTCTCTGCTTTTCTTATTTCTCCTTTACAATTTCTTATTTTTTCATCATATTCTTTCAAATATTCTTTAGGAGTTTTTTCTAACTCAATACTAATATTATTAAAACCAGAATTTCTTAATATAGCATCAATTTTTTCATAATCATTTTTTAAAATCAATAAACTTATTATAATCTCTTTATTAGTTCTTTTTAGAATTTCGTAATGTACTAAATTCTCTTTTTTATCTAACTCAGATTCCAAATTTTCAAAATTTTTAGTTGCTATTGTTCCTAAAATAAAATTGGATTTTCTTAATTTTAAAATATCATTTTTAGAAATATCTAACTCTATAAAATCTTCATATTCTTTTATTTTATTTTGATAGTCTTCTATTTGTTTATTCATGCTATCTATTTTATTAGTTTCAATTACTATTTCACTTTCTAGATGCATTGCATTACTATTACTTACATATTTTTCCAGTTCATCGTAAGTAAAAGTTTTATTACCCTCTTTTAAAGATTTAATAGCTCCCTTAGATACTTCATATCTTTTTACATTTTTAATAGCATTATCTAATTTAAAAATTTTTTCATCTATGTCTTCAAGATTTTCTGATTTAAAATTACCATAGCCATATTTTTTTATATCGCTTAATCTAAAATCAACTTCTTTAAACTTTTGAAAACTATCTAAGAGTTCTTTTTTCTTATTTTCAAAAACTATCAAATTAAATTCAGTCATTTTTACTATTGCCATATCTTTATCCTATCTTAAAAATTTTTCAATAATTTCTTCTACTAATTTATCAGTCATACCCGCTGTCTTTTCTTTTATTTCAGTAGTTTTTTCATTTGCTAGCTTAATTTCAACTTCTAATTCATTTATTAAATTAGACTTTTCTTTTTCAAGGTTTTCTTCCAATTCATTTTTTTTATTTGAAATTTCTTTTTCAAAATTTATGCTCGCCTTTTTTCTGCTTTCTTCTAAAATTAAATTTACCTTTTGATTAGCTTCTGCTAATAAGCTTTGTGCCTCTTTTTCAGCCATACTAAGCTTGTTTATTGCTTTTTGCAATTATATCATCTCCTTTAACTTTAAGATTTCTTGTGCTATTTGAACTGCATTAGTTGCTGCTCCTTTTCTAATGTTGTCTGCAACTATCCATAGATTAAGACCACTTTTTAATGAATAATCTCTTCTTATTCTACCAACAAATGTTTCATCACTACCTTCTACAAATAAAGGCATAGGATAACCATTTTCTTTTAATTCATTTTGTACTATTACACCTTTTGTTTTACTAAGACCTTCTATTAATTCTTCTAAGTCAAAATCTTTTTCTAGTTCTACATTAACACTTACAGAATGAGCATATCTAACTGGGACTCTAACACAAGTTGCTGTAACTTTTAAATCAGGTAATCCAAGAATTTTTTTAGTTTCTTCTATCATTTTTACCTCTTCTTTAGTATACCACGATTTTTCAAATTTATCTATTTGAGGTATTAAATTAAAAGCAATTTGTGTAGTAAATTTTTTACTTTCATTTCCTTTTAAATTTTCTTCTAAATCAATTAATGCATTTTGCCCCGCTCCTGACACTGATTGATATGTTGAATATACTACTCTTTTTAGACCATATTTATCTTGTAAAAATTTAAGTGTTGGTATAACTGTTATAGTAGAGCAATTAGGATTGGCTATTATACCTTCAGTTGTTATCTTATCCGCATTTACTTCTGGTACTACTAATGGGATATTATCTTGCATTCTAAAATAACTACTGTTATCAACAACTACTGCTCCTTTTTTGTAAAAAATTGGAGCAAATTTACCAGAAATTTCTCCACCTGCCGAAAATAAAGCTATATCTATATCATTTTCAATATTCTCTTCGGTTAATTCAATAATTTCATAAATATTGTTTCTAAATTCAACTTTTTTACCTTTTGATCTTGAAGATGCATATAAGTATAATTTGTTTATTGGAAAATCTCTTTCTTCTAAAATTTTTAAAAATGTTCTTCCAACTAATCCAGTTGCACCTACTATTGCTACATTTAATTTCATAATTCTATTTCTCCTATAAATACTTGTTTCGCTTCCCCTGTCATATATAGATTTTCATCTTCATCTATCTCTATTATTAATTTCCCACCTAAAAGTTTAGTTGTAAATTTATTATTTACTAAGCCTTTTTTATATGCTATATAACCACTTGCAACTGCACCTGTTCCACATGCAAGTGTAATACCAACACCTCTTTCATGTGTTATTATCTCTAAATTATCTTTATCAATAACTTTCACTAAATTCACATTTGCATTATCTGGAAAATTAATTTTATCATCTCCTATTATTTTAGCACACTTTTTGATATTTTCAATATTAAAATTATTATTTTCTAATATTATTACATGATCAGCACCAGTATTTAGATAATCCATAGTAAAATTTGAGTCTATTTTTTTATTTTCAAAATAGATTTTAGCCTTTCCCATAAAGACTCTATACTTATTTTTACCTGCTTTTTCTATTTTTTTATCTCCTGATAAAGTTTTAATTATTTTATTATCTTCATCAATATAATCTAAAAAATGTGCATAACATCTTATACCATTACCACACATTTTAGCTACACTACCATCTGAATTATAAAAATCCATATATGGTACTCCATCTTTTAATGTATGTATTATTATACCATCAGCACCTATACCAAAATGTCTATCACATAATTTGATTATAGTTTCAGTTGATATTTTTTCTTCTACTATTATAAAGTCATTTCCAGCACCATGATATTTATAGAATTTCATTATTTTACTAACCCCTTTTCTTTTAAAAGATTATTTAATTTTTCCCTTGTTTCATTTGTTGCTTTTACTAGTGGTAATCTTAAATTATTTTTACATAAACCTAATATGTCCATAGCTTCTTTTACAGTTGTAGGATTTCCTTCAATAAACATATTTCTGCTTATTTCATATAGATACTCATGTATTTCATACTTAGAGTTTGAGTTATAAAATTTAGAAACTTTATCAGGTAATATATTAGCAGTAACTGATATTACTCCATCACAACCAATAACTGACATAGGCATAATCAAATGATCTTCTCCTGATAATATACTAATATTATCTCCACATAATAATTTAATTTCTATCATTTGTTCTATTATTCCACTTGCTTCTTTAACAGCAACTACATTTTCTAATTTTGATAATTCAAACATAGTATTAGCCTGTATATTAACTCCTGTTCTACCAGGTACATTATATACCACTATTGGTATGCCTAACTTGTTTATTTCCTCATAATGAGCCTTTATACCCCTTTGAGATGGCTTATTATAGTATGGACAAGTTGATAAAACTGCATCTGCACCTAATTCCATACATTTTTTAGATAATTCTACTGCTTTTTTAGTTGAATTAGCACCTGCTCCTGCTATAACTAAAACTCTTTTATCAACTTTTTTAATTACAGTAGATATAACATCTATGTATTCTTGTTCACTTAAAGTCGGAGTTTCTCCTGTAGTTCCACAAGGAACTATACCAGCAATTCCATTTTGTATTTGAAATTCAACTAATTTTTTTAATGTTTTATAATCAACACTTCCATCATCATTAAATGGAGTTACTATTGCCACAAATGCACCTTTTAATCTCAATTTAGACATATTTTTGCCTCCTTATATTTTAAATTCTTGTGCTAATAAACCTGCAATAACTTTTGAAACTTCTTCATCAACTATCAATGATATACTAATTTCTGAAGTAGAAATTTGATGAAAACTTAAACTATTTCTTGCTAATATCTTAAATATTTTAGACATAATTCCTATATGACTTATCATTCCTATACCTACCAACGATACTTTTGAAACTTCTTTATTTATTACCACAGTAGCATTTTCTAAATCTAATTCAGAAAATAATTTATTTACTAATTCAATATCAGTTTTAGGTGTCGTAAATGCTATACTTCCATTTTCAGAAATTACGTCATTATGACTTATTACATCAATATTTATACCTAATTTTTCAGCCTTAGAAAATATTGGTTCTAAATTTTTTGCATAAGTAGATATATTGTCTACTGTTACCATTAAAGTATTATCATTTATTGATATTCCTGTTATATCTTTTTCTTCCATTTTTTTCTCCTTAAATGTTATAAGAGTTCCATTAGATTTACTTAAACTTTTAGAAACATATATTGGAACTTTGTATTTATAGCCTAGTTCAACTGCTCTTGGTTCCATTACACCCGCACCAAGATATGCTAATTCCATCATTTCCTCATAAGAAATTTTATCTAATTTTTTTGCTTTTGAATAAATTCTAGGATCTATGCTATATATACCATCTACATCTGTGAAAATATAGCAAGGACAATTTAATGTTGCTGCTATGGCAACAGCAGTTGTATCAGAACCACCACGACCTAAAGTCGTAACGTCTCCAAATTCATTTATTCCTTGAAATCCAGCAACTATTACTATTTTATGTTCTTTTATTTTCTTTTCTAATTTTTCTTTATCAATACTGTGTATTCTACTTTTAGTATGCACACCTTTTGTTTTTATACAAAGTTGTTCTCCTGTCATAGAAATACTATTTAAGCCTAAACTATTTAATGCTATACTAAGTAGGGCTATAGTTTGATTTTCTCCAGTTGACATTAATCTATCTAACTCACGACCAGATGGACTATTAGTTATTTCATTTGCTAAATTTATTAAATTATTAGTTGTTTTTCCCATAGCAGACACAACTACTACTATATCATCATTAAGGCTAACTTCTTTTAAATAACTAGCAATAGCCATTATTTTTTTTGTATCTGCAACAGAAGATCCCCCATATTTATATACTAACATTTCTCTCCTTTATTTTTTATTATTTATTTCTTTAAATAAAGACCAATACCCCGATATTAATCCTAAAAACAACATTACTATTAAAAGTATATCAGATTTTCTAAGAAGTATATATTTAGATATAAATAAATATAATAATAACATTAATATCATAGGGGCTGTTATGGTATAAATAAATCCAGTTGCTAATGAAAAATACTTAGCAAAACTTTTATCATTTTTTTTCATTTTTTTTCTCCTTATTTTTTAGCGATTATAAAAACTCTTCCCTCACCATACTCAGCATTTTTAGCCATATCATAGATATAATAAGAATTTTTATTTAATAAATCTACCACTTTTTCTATATCATATATATATTTTGTATGTTTTTCAAAGTATCTAGTATATATTTCATCATTTTCTTTGAAAAATATATCAATTTCTATATTATGTTTATTATACCCCATATTTTCGTATTGCCATATTGCTAAATAATTATCTTCTTCATCAATAAATATATTATCTTCAAAAATTTCTTCAAAAATCTCTTCTAAAACCAAGTCAAAAATTAATATACCATTTTCATCTTGCATACTTGAAGCATTTTTTATAAATTGTTCTAAATCTTTATAACCATTAAAATAATTTACTGTGTCAAAATTACAAGTAATATAATCAAATTTTTTGTTTATATTTATTTTTTTTGTTATATCGTCATTAATGTATGTAATATCTGGAGATTTTTTCTTTGCAATATTTAACATATCTTTTGATATATCAAGTCCTGTAACATAAAAACCATCTTCATGAAACATTTTAGTTATACTCGCAGTTCCACAACCTATGTCTAATAAAGTTCCTTTTTTCTTCATGTATTTTCTTAAAAATTTATACCAATTAAGATAATCTATTCCTTTTGTAAAATCATCATATATATCTGCAAATTTTTTATGCATTAGTTAATTCCTTTTTTATTACTGAAACTATTTTATTTATATTTTCTTCAATTAAATCATCAGTTTTAGCTTCTATCATAACTCTTATAAGATTTTCAGTACCTGATTCTCTTACTATAATTCTACCACTATTTTTTAAAGAATTAGAACATTCTTCTATTATATTTTGAATATTTTTATTATTTTTCCATAAAGTTTTTTTCTCTTTATCTACAATTATATTCACCATTTTTTGTGGCCATAATTTAATTTTTTGAACTAACTCACTTAATTTTTTATTTGATTCAATTAGGGCAGAAACTAAATGGATAGATGCTAATATTCCATCTCCTGTTGTATTATGGTCTAGCATTATTATATGTCCTGACTGCTCTCCACCTAAATTTAGTGATTGGGCTTTCATTTTTTCTAATACATATCTATCACCTACATTGGCTCTAATTAATCTTATATTATTATCATTCAAATATTTTTCAAAACCTAAATTACTAAGTACAGTAGTTACTATAGTATTATTATTTAATAAATCTTTTTCTTTCAAATCAAGTGCTATTATTGCTATTACTAAGTCTCCATCTATTACATTTCCTAGTTCATCTACTGCTATCAGTCTATCTGCATCACCATCATATGCTAAACCTACATTAGCTTTATATAATTTAACCATTTCTTGTAATAATTTAGTATTAGTTGAACCACAATCTACATTAATATTTTTACCATTAGGTATATTATTTATTACCACTATTTCTGCACCTAAAGATTGAAATACTTTCGCAGCAACTCTATAAGCTGCTCCATTACCAGCATCTATTACTATTTTATAACCTTTAAAGTTGATATTAGTAGTTGATTTTAAAAATCTTCTATACATTTTCATATCATCTTCTGTAAATGCTAATCTTCCAAGTTTTTCAGGTCCTGCTAGATTTTGCATTAACATTTCTTTGTTGTCCATGTATTCTTCTAATAGTTCTTCTACTTCATCAGGTAGTTTATAACCGTCTTTACTAAAAATCTTTATACCATTATCTTTTATAGGATTATGTGAAGCAGAAATCATTACTCCTGCATCAACATTTTTAGCCCTTGTTAAATAACTAACACCAGGTGTTGGAAGTACACCAACAAAATCTATATTTACACCCATAGCAGTAAGTCCAGCAGTTAAAGCCGATCTTATCATATAACCTGAAATTCTAGTGTCTGAACCTAATACTAATCTAGGTTTTCTATTTTCCTCTTTTACTTTTTCTTTTAAATAATAACCTAGTGCTAAACCAAGTCTAGTTACTATGTCTATATTTAAATCTTTGTTTGCTTCCCCTCTTATACCATCAGTACCAAAATATTTTCTACTCATATTGTCCCCCACTTATACTACAACATACATAACCATATATGTGTAAATTCTTTTTATTATTTAAAATATAGTTATCATTATTTAAACATAAAGAATTTAATACTATTTTATTATCTATAATCTTAATATAAAATAAATCTATCTTAGACTTATATTTTACTAAGCAATATTTATTATTTGCTTCTAAACTAAAATCTAAATTTTTAAATATTAAAATATCGTTTTTAAAAAAAGGAGTATATTTATCTGTATCAACAGTAATAAAAAAATCTCCTTTCGTTATTTGTTTATATATTATACCCTTTTTTATTGTCATTATTTCTGCATCATTTGAAATAATAAAATTATCATCTGACAAAGTCCCTTTATTTTCTAAATATATTGTTTCAAAAACTGTAAATTCTTTTTTTATTTCTATTATTTCTTCACGAATATTTTTAGGTATTTTTCTAAAAGTTTCATATTTTTTTATTTGTTCTATATCTTCATCTAATACGTCAAATAATTTATAAAATTTATCTAAAAATTTATCAGAAACTTTTTTTCTATCATTTAAGATATTACTTAAATACTGTGGTTTCACTTCTAATAAATTTGCTAATGCCTGTCTTTTCATATTACTGGGTATATATTTTAATAATATTTCACAGGTTTTTTTCATTTTCTTCTTCTTCCATTTCCAATATCATATTTATTTCTTCTATCACTATATCAGGGTCTAAACCATGTATTGCTATTCCTTCATATAAAGTTTCTGCTGATGATATTATACAACCAACACAACCTAAACCATATCTCATTAATATTTCTGCAATTATTGGAAATTCTTCAACTGCTTCCATAATATTCATATCTGCGGTTACTCTTTTTTTCATATTTAAACTCCTCTACATAGGCGGCAAATTAAACTTACCATAAAATTGCTCTGTTCTTAATACATTTATTATTGCATTTGGATCTGTATTTTTTACTAATTTAACAATATCTTTAATTTCATAAGTTGATACTACTGTATATAATATACATACTTCTTCTTTTAAATAACAACCTTCACCTTTTAAAGCCGTCATACCATGATTAACATTACATGTATATGCTTTTGAAACTTCTTCTGGTATTTTAGTAATTATTTGTAATGTTGCCCTTGAATATCTCAAATAAAATGTTGCTATCGTTCTTGTAACTATGTATTGAAACACTATTGAATAACCTGCACTAACCCAACCAAAATTATAACCAAAAATTAAAATTATTATTGCATTAAATATAAATACATATTCCCAAATAGGTTTTCCAATTTTATTTGATACATAAAGAGCTATAAAATCTGTACCACCAGTAGACCCTTCTCCTCTTAATGCCAACACATTCATTAATCCATATAAATAACCACCTATTACTACTTCTAAAAAAGTATTGTTAAATAGTGGACTAAAATTAAATACTTGTAAAAATATTGATGTTATAATTATCTGTGTTAGTGATAAAAAAGCAAATTTTTTACTTATACCATTCATACACATTATAGCTACTGGAACATTTGATAGTACCAAAAGAAATGATACAGATACATGTATTCCTATTTTTCCTAATAACATATTTAGTAATATTGATAGCCCTGTAAATCCCATAGGAACTAAATTGGCAACCTGTAACATTGATTTTATAAGATAAGCTTGTGCAATTGATGATATTATTATCATACCTACATTAATAAACATTCTTTTTTTCATTTGTATATTTGTTCCTATTCTTAGTTTATTTTCAAGTTTATTATATACTTTATTAGGATTTTTTTCAACCTTAAAAAATTCACTAATCAATATATCAAAAAATTAATTGCTTTTAAAAATTTTCAAGATATACTTTTATTGATAAGCTTAAAAAATATTATAATTGGGAGGTTTTTATGAATGCAAAAAGGCCTAATGGATGGGCATTAATACCATTTTTGGTATTTGTTGGTTTTTATTTGTTTACAGGTTTTTACTTATCATATGCAGGACATGAATTAGCATTTTATGCTGTTAAACCCGTAATTTTTGCAATAATTGGAATAATAATGGCATTTATAATGTTTAAAGGGAGCATCAATGAAAAATTTGATAATTTAGTTAAAGGCTGTGGTGATAGTAATATTATAATAATGTGCCTTATATATGTACTAGCTGGAGCATTTGCTACTATTTCAACTGCTACAGGTGGAGTAGAATCAACTGTTAATTTAGGTATGAGTATAATACCACCACAATATTTAACAGCAGGTATATTCTTAATGGGTGCATTTATCTCACTATCTATTGGTACATCTGTTGGAACAATAGTTACTGTTGGTCCATTAGCACTTGGATTAGCAGACAAGGCAGGTATTGCAGTACCGTTAATGTTGGGTGCATTGGTTGGTGGTGCTATGTTTGGAGACAATCTATCAGTAATATCTGATACAACTATAGCAGCAACAAGAACACAAAATGTTCAAATGAAAGATAAATTTAAAATGAACTTTAAAATTGCTTTGCCAGCAGCAATAACTACATTTATATTATTACTAATATTTGCTAGACCAGAAACTACTGTTATAACTGAAACATATGAATATAATATTATAAAAGTTATACCATATCTTGTAGTTTTAATAGCGGCATTATCTGGGGTAAATGTATTTATTGTATTAACTTGCGGAACAATTTTATCTGGTATAGTCGGAATAGCAACTAATACATTTACAATATTAGATTTTACTAAAAATTTCTATAATGGTATGGCTAGTGTATTTGATATTTTAATATTGGCAATGTTGACTGGTGGACTAGCATATATGGTTAGAAAAGAAGGTGGAATTGATTGGATTATAGAAAAGACTAAAAAATTATTAGTCGGTAAAAAATCTGCAGAATTAGGTATAGCAGGATTAATTTCATTACTTGACATGGCAGTTGCTAATAATACAGTTGCAATA
It encodes the following:
- a CDS encoding YitT family protein — protein: MISEFFKVEKNPNKVYNKLENKLRIGTNIQMKKRMFINVGMIIISSIAQAYLIKSMLQVANLVPMGFTGLSILLNMLLGKIGIHVSVSFLLVLSNVPVAIMCMNGISKKFAFLSLTQIIITSIFLQVFNFSPLFNNTFLEVVIGGYLYGLMNVLALRGEGSTGGTDFIALYVSNKIGKPIWEYVFIFNAIIILIFGYNFGWVSAGYSIVFQYIVTRTIATFYLRYSRATLQIITKIPEEVSKAYTCNVNHGMTALKGEGCYLKEEVCILYTVVSTYEIKDIVKLVKNTDPNAIINVLRTEQFYGKFNLPPM
- a CDS encoding Na+/H+ antiporter NhaC family protein: MNAKRPNGWALIPFLVFVGFYLFTGFYLSYAGHELAFYAVKPVIFAIIGIIMAFIMFKGSINEKFDNLVKGCGDSNIIIMCLIYVLAGAFATISTATGGVESTVNLGMSIIPPQYLTAGIFLMGAFISLSIGTSVGTIVTVGPLALGLADKAGIAVPLMLGALVGGAMFGDNLSVISDTTIAATRTQNVQMKDKFKMNFKIALPAAITTFILLLIFARPETTVITETYEYNIIKVIPYLVVLIAALSGVNVFIVLTCGTILSGIVGIATNTFTILDFTKNFYNGMASVFDILILAMLTGGLAYMVRKEGGIDWIIEKTKKLLVGKKSAELGIAGLISLLDMAVANNTVAIIIAGPVAKEISNEYKVDPRRSASLLDTFSCVFQGLIPYGAQVLIAAGLTNGLVTPFQIMPYFWYQFILAVFAIISIYIPYTNAKTEWDFENDKVKGE